The Yersinia entomophaga nucleotide sequence TTTTCCGATTCGACAGTGTGAAAACAGCGTTTACCGCAATCGCTCCCGTCCTTGCTTACAGTATCAGATTGGTCGTTGCCTGGGACCTTGCGTGAGTGGGTTAGTCAGCGATGAAGAATATCAACGTCAGGTTGATTACGTTAGGCTATTTCTTTCCGGTAAAGATCAACAAGTACTAACTCAATTGATTTCTCGCATGGAAAATGCCAGCCAATTGCTGCATTTTGAAGAGGCGGCTCGTATTCGGGATCAAATTCAGGCTGTTCGACGAGTCACAGAAAAACAGTTTGTTTCCGGGAATAGCGAAGATCTGGATGTGATTGGTGTCGCCTTTGACTCGGGGTTAGCGTGTGTGCACGTTCTGTTTATTCGGCAAGGTAAAGTGCTGGGAAGCCGCAGTTACTTTCCTAAAGTGCCGAATGGTACTGAGCTGAGCGAGGTGGTGCAGACTTTCGTTGGTCAGTTTTATTTACAGGGCAGTCAGGCGCGAACCTTACCAGGGGAGATTTTGCTTGATTTTGCATTGGTAGAAAAAGATCTACTGGCTGAATCCTTAAGCGAACTTGCGGGACGAAAAATTCAGATTCAAAGCCGACCGCGAGGTGATAGAGCGCGTTATCTTAAACTAGCGCGGACCAATGCGGCGACGGCGTTAGTCACCAAGCTATCGCAACAGTCAACTATCCACCAGCGAATGAAAGCATTGGCGGAAACGTTGAAGTTGAATGAGATAAACCGCATGGAGTGCTTTGACATTAGCCATACCATGGGGGAGCAGACGGTTGCCTCATGCGTTGTTTTCGATGCGAATGGGCCGGTGAAGTCAGAGTATCGGCGCTACAATATTACCGGAATTACTCCGGGTGATGATTACGCGGCAATGAATCAGGTGTTAAAACGTCGTTACGGCAAAGCAATAGATGAGCAAAAAGTTCCCGATGTTATTTTTATCGACGGCGGAAAAGGCCAGTTGGGTCAGGCTATTGAGGTTTTTTCCGAACTGGATGTGCCTTGGAACAAACAAAAACCTTTATTAATAGGTGTAGCTAAAGGGAGTGACCGTAAGGCTGGGTTGGAAACGCTATTCTTTGCCGCAGAAGGTGAGGGGATATCGCTACCTTCTGATTCGCCAGCGCTGCATTTGATCCAGCATATTCGTGATGAATCGCATAATCATGCAATCACGGGCCACCGACAGAGAAGATCAAAAGTAAAAAATACCAGTGCATTAGAGCTGATAGAAGGCGTTGGTCCGAAACGGCGGCAAATACTGTTGAAGTATATGGGCGGACTTCAACCGTTACTTAACGCCAGCGTCGAGGAAATTGCAAAAGTGCCAAGTATTTCACAAGCATTGGCAGAAAAGATCTACAATGCATTGAAACACTGAGCGTAATATTGCACCATACTCATTATATCCTTACTCGCCAGATAGCTATAGAAGCATTATGCAATTGAATATACCGACTTGGCTCACCCTGTTTCGTGTTGCACTTATCCCATTCTTTGTTCTGGCATTTTACCTGCCATTCGTTTGGGCCCCGGTGTTGTGTGCTGGCATTTTTGTATTCGCAGCAGCAACCGATTGGTTCGATGGATTTTTAGCTCGCCGCTGGAAGCAAACGACCCGTTTTGGTGCGTTTCTTGATCCAGTAGCGGATAAAGTGATGGTTGCCGTAGCATTGGTGCTGGTTGCCGAATATTATCACCAATGGTGGATTACTTTACCGGCAGCCACCATGATCGCTCGTGAGATCATTATTTCCTCGCTACGCGAGTGGATGGCAGAAATCGGCAAGCGTAGCAGCGTTGCGGTGTCCTGGATTGGTAAAGTC carries:
- the uvrC gene encoding excinuclease ABC subunit UvrC; this encodes MTECFDAKEFLKTVTSQPGVYRMYDAKGTVIYVGKAKDLKKRLTSYFRTQVNSRKTETLVKNIAQIDVTVTHTETEALLLEHNYIKLYQPRYNVLLRDDKSYPLIFLSADTHPRLATYRGAKHEKGEYFGPFPNSYAVRETLALLQKLFPIRQCENSVYRNRSRPCLQYQIGRCLGPCVSGLVSDEEYQRQVDYVRLFLSGKDQQVLTQLISRMENASQLLHFEEAARIRDQIQAVRRVTEKQFVSGNSEDLDVIGVAFDSGLACVHVLFIRQGKVLGSRSYFPKVPNGTELSEVVQTFVGQFYLQGSQARTLPGEILLDFALVEKDLLAESLSELAGRKIQIQSRPRGDRARYLKLARTNAATALVTKLSQQSTIHQRMKALAETLKLNEINRMECFDISHTMGEQTVASCVVFDANGPVKSEYRRYNITGITPGDDYAAMNQVLKRRYGKAIDEQKVPDVIFIDGGKGQLGQAIEVFSELDVPWNKQKPLLIGVAKGSDRKAGLETLFFAAEGEGISLPSDSPALHLIQHIRDESHNHAITGHRQRRSKVKNTSALELIEGVGPKRRQILLKYMGGLQPLLNASVEEIAKVPSISQALAEKIYNALKH
- the pgsA gene encoding CDP-diacylglycerol--glycerol-3-phosphate 3-phosphatidyltransferase — protein: MQLNIPTWLTLFRVALIPFFVLAFYLPFVWAPVLCAGIFVFAAATDWFDGFLARRWKQTTRFGAFLDPVADKVMVAVALVLVAEYYHQWWITLPAATMIAREIIISSLREWMAEIGKRSSVAVSWIGKVKTTAQMMSLVGLLWRPTAYVELASFVLLYIAAVLTFWSMFQYLSAAWKDLLEP